ttggcttctttAAGAAAACCCTTTTGATTTTTGGGTCGTTGTtggagtttttattttattttattatttatttattttttgttcattattGGAGTCATAATTGTTGAATTTTAGAGAATCATAAACAGATTTGAGTTattcattttcatgatggcCTTTTCTATCTAGATTGTTTGTTCCTGTTTATGAGTTAGGGGAGTACATGATACTGGCTAGAGTATTAAAACATATGCATGAATATACACGGAAGGCATGCCAATACACGGGTCCATGAGGATATTTGATACGTGACTATCTAGACTATGCTCTTTCTATACAACAGTTGGAATGGCCATATCATCTATTCACTTGACAAAATGATTTGACTAATATGATCGTGTGAGGTTTAGTATAATCATTAAATTTACAacttaattttttctctttttttaatgtTCAAAAGAATTGTTTAATGTAATTCTATTCATAAATATTTCTAGAAGGATTATCAATATAAGAAAAGAAACGTGCCCCACATGTATGAGTAATCAAATGGTATGggatttattaatttatttatgggCATGGGAGGGGATATGTTAGTTTATAAGTCTCCGTAAACAAGTCTTCGATTTGAACATCTTTTCATTGCACTTGTGTCACATGATAATTCTAATTaggcaaaaataaataaataaataaataacacctTCAAAATTTTTGCTTTTAATAATTACGCTTATGCACGATTAATTTTAAAAGGCCATAccttttttatatactttttgaAGTCAAATGGTCACAAAATaattcccctctctctcttgcaaGGTTATAGGTATTGGAATTGGTTTCTTTATTGATCTTGGCCGATATTAATACAAAGTTGACATGAATTGGTTAGAATTGTGCAAGTATCAAATCGATATAGATATTATATTGGTATTGAATTCTGACCATATAAATATGTATCGACTATATACACAGGTTCACTGAATCTTAACACTTGATTATTGAATATGGTTGTGATAGCATATTAACCAGCcaaccaacttttttttttttttttttggtggtggggTGAAAACAACCTATTATTGATCACTCCATGAAAAGTGGACCTGCATGTGAAAAAAATGGGTATTTTGACCAGTCCAAAATTCAGTATCAAAATAATTTACGAGTTCACATGAAAATAGTTAGAAGAAGGCAAAAACATGCATCAGAAGATAAATTGATACGAATTAAAGTTGGTTTATGGCAAGGTAATGAACCGTAAGGGGTATCCCTACTTCAGTCAACCAGATAGATTTTAGGCAATCTctgaatcgaatcaaaatcaGTTAATGCTAACAGAAATCATTctatttcaattccaattttgtCTAATTTCAAACTCTTCTTTTAAATTGTCTCAGAATGcacttcgttttttttttttttgccattttttttcttttttatgctaagtaaaatagtagaaaatttATGAAACTATATCTTATAGTAAGATCTATAAAAATCTTTGGTTTTTGTTACTAATTCCATTTTCTAGGGTAGTTGATTCTATGAATTCCTAGCTGGTTTCAGCTGATTCAAATTTAATTTGACTCGATATCAGTGGAGGCCAATCTATTGTCCAATTCAAGGATTTTAAATCTTGTATGTAAGCTAACATATAATGATTCTGGTTTTGAATCCTATTAAAGAAAAATCTGCTCAAACCCTCTTCTAAGTCAGCCTTCTTAAATCAATCTCTACATCAatcaatataataataaataagaataTTTCAGGGTACTTTATAAATAAACTTGGGGCTCAACTAAAATTCTATATTTAGCATAATGACATTTAGGTAGATTTTCTTTAGTAAAGTTCAAGACATTTTGGTAGATGATAGTCTTTTAAGATGACTAATGACCACTACTAACTtattaatttgaaattatttcaAGATGCttcatatattattatttattgaatAAATATTAATGttactttttttattaaataatctAAGGATGTACAAATGTATtgtcatagttttttgaatctTTACACATGttatttttacccaaaaaaaaaaagtatatatatatatatattacaatttTATTTGTTAGATGTGATTAAAGCAACAAAATTAATGAGTGACTTATAGTTTCTTatgttgcctttttttttttcttttggggggtggggtgtggtgGGGTTAAACTCTGGCCCATATAAGAAGGCTTTCTATGTGTTCAAAAACTATAAGGCATCTTCAAATACAGCAAGTTCTATGAACATGGAGACCCTAAGGACCTATTTTAATACATCAAGTTTCATTATGAATAAAGTTGatgacataaaaaataaaggtataAAATCAAGGATTATCAAAAGAATGTAAATCAATACAAAGATGCATGGATATACATGAGGGGTATTTGGTTGAATTAAGGTAAAAAATTTGGCATATAACTAATCTAGACTATCACCTCTTTGTATAGTGGTCCAAATTAGCATATCATATTTTCAAGTGGCACAATGGCGGGTTGTGTGAAATTGAGCTACACAAAAGTTATTTTCCACAATTGATCAACATTTTTAGCAAGTCGCTAGAATttacatccaaaaaaaaataaaaacctaattTACAAAATGAATAACTAAAAACAAAAGCTACATGACACTATAAACTTGGTTTGTTGATGAAGATTTTAAATTGAATTCAAAAGATTACTAAAATTCCATTAAGAATTCAAAGTAGAGAAAAATGGAGTAATTAAACAGTTGAGCACTTTGTACTGAGTTATTTTGTAGTCTTTGTTGGATAATGACTTGACAAGAACATGGGCATGGTACCATTGATCTATCAGCCATCAAATTGGACTACCAACAAAGAAACAGCCATAACATAAGGCTACACACCTGGACCTGTGCATTGACGTAATTAATTGCTGATAGCTCCCACTATTGGCCCTTGTCTCAGtttcttttaaatttaagaGAAACCTGACTTATGGATCATACTTTCCCAACTTTGGGGATAGAGTGCACCATCACTGGAGTCTGGTCGTGGTatattttcccaattttttggaacatctatttgaaattcaaaagtGTGTCATATTTGTATAAATGCAATAGTAGTAACCCTGTAATGGAGTTTATGGTGAATATTACTTGCAGGTCTTGTTTAGGTACTAGTTCTGCCCAAATTAACTATCAAGATGTAAATCTCACTAAAAAAAAAGCCAGATATCAAGAGATAATAGACTAAACAGTAAATAGTATCAGATCATAATTGGTGGAATTAACTGGTTTAAATTGGAATCAATCAAACCTAATTCTGATTCTTATTGATTCTCAAACATTTCTATTGAATCAGTAATGATTGAACTTAGatctttatctttatttttattttttttactatttttgtaacttataaaataactaaaaaaaaaaaaaatcaatgaaacttatATCTTGTAGCAGGATTTACAAGAATTTTgaataaaaactcaaaaaaccaaaaaaaatgttGGCAACGGAATGCTACCTCCTAATGCAAGTACACATCAGCAGGAGTGGCCAATGAGAAAGAGAACACAAGCATCTTGAGTGCGAGGCAGTGTAATCTTTTCGTACGTGTTGTGTCTTGGTCCAAATACACGCTAGAAGGTGGCattaatttatttcttctttcatattCTATTTTGTAAGATTTTAGTAATTCCTTCCATTTCTAATCAATGGAGGTCAATCTTATGTACAATTTCAAGTTTTTAAACCTTGAAAGATCCGTCCAACATGTAACCACATGTCTTCTTTCTACTTTTTTTCGCTGGGGGGTGTGGGGGAGATTTTGGTGTAATAGGACTTTAGGGCCTCAACTTGGATGATGAGCATCACCTAACTGACCTGATGTATCAAACTTCGACCGGGTGATTTTCTTTCAATCCCTACAATCGATtaggttttcttttcctttctctttttactTTTAGGAGTAGGGCCTCAAGTTGGATGATGAACATCACCTAACTAACTTGATATATCAAACATCGATCGGTGATTTTTTTTCAGTCCTTGTAATCGAttgggttttcttttcctttctctttttatttttaggagtTTATAGGTGGGTGCATTTATAACTGGAACTCCAAAAGTGAAGCAATGCCCAATTAAAAGAAAGcaatagatttttttcttgtaaaaagATGAAGCAATGGACAAGGCTTAATCTTGTGTGGAAAGCCTTTATTGATTTAAGGGGCCTACAATCGATAATAACTATTAAAGGAAAGAGATTCCTGTCATGCTGCATGGTGTTTACACTCCGCCATAAGAATAGGCAAAATGACTGAATGTCCCATCACCACAtgaattatgaaaattttgtccCTATTAATGCTGTCACGCACACCATCATGGACCTCCCATGCTGATGTAAGACGGTGATCCCCGTCTAAATTGTTATTGGAGCAAGTCACAAACTTTGTGTATATATCAAATGACAAACCCATCCATATCTAAAGAATTGAAGACTGGAAATGCTCTTCACCCTAAGTATAGTTTATGTGAAAATTTGATTAAGGGTCAAAATGGGCCCTAATTAGCGATACCAAAAATTTTAGAGAAACCCCACAAATGGATCTGAAAGTATTGGGAGTTAGCCTAAATGGATGGGGTTATGGATTACCTCAATACATAAGGCAATTACATATAAGCTATGAATCTTGTAGGTCAGTTTAACAGAATCAAGGTTTTTCTGTAGTGCAAATCCAAGAGTTGGAAGTCCTCAGACACGAAGCCCAAGATGCTCCTAACCCTTGGATCTACGTGCTATAAAATATTCGTATCCCTATCTAACCTGAtattaacaagaaaaaaaatctgagttATTGCAAAAGGAGCCGGATGAGACCCAAGGGCTTTAGAAATTTGCGAAAGCAAACTCTAAATGTCATTAATTTCTATAGATCATTTGTGGTTGGGATCCCACTCTTCTCTTAGTGGTGATCGTCCAAGTATTGTCCATAGCTACTTGGGCGATCACACGTATCCAAGCGGTGATCCAACAATTGTGCTTCTGCTGATTGGAACAGAGACATCGTATTCAAGAGGAGAAAGAGGCACCAGAGCAATTGAATCATTACTTAGACACGTGTTGATCATCCAGAGAGCTATGGATAAGACCTACACAATCACTGCTAAGGAGAGGAACTGATTCCTTATGATTTTGTGTAGTACCCACGTGTGGCACTATTTTTCACTTGGTGGGGACCATTTGTGGTTGTGTGTAATACCCACGTGTGAATACAATGTTTTAACAAATTTTAAAGGAAATAGTTTATTTTGACAATAAGTTGAACCAAacataaaatagggaaaaactACATCAATCCAGCTCTAGCacacctttctcttcttccctctatAATGGGAAGGTTCTATGAATTTATAATGTTTTCTATGATCTcttataataaaagaaattttatttattttcaaagaagagaataaaataataaaaactctTATATGAGAAGACGTAAAAAACGGCATAGCCCATAGGTTATAGacatttttttctatatttatatgtatgtatatatgtgaTTTATTAATTACATTTTGGGATTTGTAGTCCATACCAACATCAAGATGGAGGGTTTCCTAAGAAAGTTATCACAAAGAGGTATAAACCCCTCAAGTGCCATGATAAATTGTTTGCTCCATCTGATTATAAGGacaataaataagaagaaagaaagtaaaattaaatCAGAAGTAATTGTGTTATTGACTCCAaatcctttttttaatttttattttataactaaatatcttggatttagaaaataaatgtaaaaattatatttaaaaaatattaattaccAAATCTAAAAGTTTTAAGTAAATTATACAATCATGTCTTTTTTAAGTCAATCTCTTGACTCTTCACTTCCTTTTTACTTGCAAACACCCAGATTGAGTCGTAGGGTATTAGAGATGATAAGGCGTGTCAACATTTTGTTTGAACCATCCTTCTAATCCATCTGACTCACAATCAATTTTGTTTGTGCACGAATCAAGAATTGTCCTAAATCTAATTCTAAAGAATTAAATCTTATATAAATTAAAACCCATATAATCTCCAAAATTGCTATGGTTGATGAATAAAGGATGACAAGTCGCAGTGGGCACATGATTCAGATGATCCAGCCTTCTCATATAAATATGTCAACCAACCAAAAGGGACAAATGCTATaaacaaattgaaaaaaatggaaaggcTTTCTCATTATGGGAATAGATATACAGTCCACACCAATAGGTGTTTTGAAAAAGATTTCACCAATatgaaacttaaaaaaatacaaaaaatataaattcttttattaataaaaaaaggaaaagaaaaaagaactatGCGATTTGGCATAGGAAACGTTCAGACATAATTGATGCAAAATGACTATGCTACCCTCACCCCTGTATGCACTGAAGATGCTCTTGTTTGTATTGTCATTGGCTTGTTTGTCTAGAGTATTGTCAGATATAGTAGATGAAAAATAACTGTGTTACCCCCACCCTTGTGTGTGCTGAAGTTGTTCTCATCTATTTCATCATTTGCCTACGTGTCTTACGTTTTCTATGCCAGACCGACAATGTTCTTtcgttgaaaaaaaatattcccatatatatatatataatttattatcTGGGAGTTCAATGTAGCTGTCATGTGCAGGCTCAAAAATTGTTAAGCATGCCTTCAACAACTTGAACTCTTAAGCCTGAattatttatcattattattaggTAACAGAGTGGATTTCATGAATAAAGGACACGGCAGTCTTTCTGAAGCAACAAAGGAGGAGACAAGGAGTGCATGGAAagacaaaatgaaaatttgaagggATACCCATCTAGAAGcccttgactttatgactctcACAAGCCACCCATCACCAAAAATGACTTTGTGGACTTGAGGGCTGGGGTCCAACAGGCCAATAGGTCGGTGAAGATAATGCATCCATACCCACCCTTCTCCTCCTCAAACTAACAATTAGTTCTTCCATTCTCCCTTCCGTAGCCGTCTCAACCATGCCTGAACTCCGACGTGGGTTCTCTGGAAACTATGGTTATTCATCAGATTCCGGCATCCGGGCTCTGAGAACAGCTCAAAACTACCGGAATTATGGGTATTCTGATGGTGGTGGTATTGAATTTAGACCAATCacagaaggagaagatgagtCTGGACCACCATCACCAACACTATGGAGCTCAAGCCCATCAAGAATTCCTGAAGCAGAGGCTTCACTTCTACACCACAGCAGCCTTTCTCCGGCATCTCGAAAGAATGCGATCGCCAAAGGCAGAAAGGAGATCATGGAGATGATTCGAAACGTACCTGAAACTTCTTATGATCTCTCCTTGAGAGATCTTGTGGAGAAGGCACATGTTCAGATTAGTACAGATAAGAAAAGTAATGATCCAAAGATGCAGAGTGAGaaggggaaaaggaagaagagtcAGGAAAGAAATAAGAGGCAGATGGGGAGAAGTGTAAGCATGGAAACTGAACCTGTCTTGCTTAAGATGTTCTTCCCAACTTCTTTGGGACTGAAAAAGAAGAGCTTGtcaatggatactggttctaAAACCCCACCCAGATCTCCAAAGTTGGAGCGACAAGAGAAAAGTATAGATAAAGAGTGGTGGAAAAAAAGATACTCATTTGCAGGGGATAGTGATACGGTTGTAAAAAGTAGCAATAACATTGGAAGCATTGGTAGCAgtggtagcagcagcagtggaagtagcagaagaagaaggtaTGTAACTGATTTCAGTTTTCTTCATAAGAACATCATGAATCAAAAACAGAGGATCAGGAATGATCTAATCCTAGTTCAATGAATTTTTCTATAGAGATATTAGGATCTAGAttttagggaaaaggaaaagaaatttttggtAAGAAACTTGATTTCCACTAGAACCCTTTTAGCATTCCCCCTTCTCTTTCCATAAGAAATTATTTCCCCTGTTTCTGAGTAAGATTTACTTCAAATTTGGGTCTCTATAGATTAAGGAAATTAAACTAAATTTTGCAAATTTGACATCATAGGATTTTGGTTCATTTATTCATTGGAGTAGGTTGTTatcaaggttgatagaatgCATTTATACATTAATTGTCATATACACAGTTCTTAAACAGGTCTTCTCCGTGTGCAGCAAAATTGGTCGCTTAGCTGAATGCTGGTCTTGCTTCCAAAGCAAAGACAAAACCTTGTAACAGAAAGGCTCCCTCTTTTGAATGGGTCACCAACCAGAATGGTTTATGTAATTATCTTCCTAATAGTACTTACAACAGCAGATCAGAGGTCTTCACTTGTCACTGTTTCAGTTAGTTTTCTTTAATTATCTCAGCCTCCTTTTCCCACTATCTGGTGAGAGATGAGTGGTGGTTTGACCATTACAGATGATCTCGATTTACATCATAAGTATGGGTCAGCCTGCACAGTGGAGAGATCTTATAACCATCAAGGTctgaagaaaatggagaaacataATTGGGGATCATGGAGCCTGAGATTACTCAAAATATTGCAACTGCTATTCCCTGTGAGAAGTCAAGACTCAAGAATTTCCAGGATTGGTCAACCTGATTTAAGTAGTACCAAGAAGGCTTGAAATTGAAAAGGAGTTCCCCGGAGCTGATGGGATCGACTAGTCAATCTGAATTTGTAGTTATCAATGGCATCTCACCACATTttgatctctttttcttccttccatgGGAGCCTATCCTTCTGAATTTGTAATAATCAAGAAAATGTTCAGGGGAAGAAAATGTGGAAGCTTGTCTGTCTGCAACTATTTCTTGAAATCAGCCAAAGGGGAGACAGTTTTTAGGGACCACCACTACCATGGCCAGCTtcatatccaaaaaaaaagaagaaggattaaCTAGTGACATGTAATAGTACTTTAGTCTATACTTTTTCAGTATTATTGAATAAAATCAGcttataaaagagagaaaaagaatggaACAAATCCAGGAGCTTATTTGATTCACTATGTATACCAGAGTCTTTTAGAGAAAGGTGATCACAACTTTGggaaatcatcaacaaatagaCTATTACTTAAAGATTCTTAGCTAACCCAGAACTTGAGTCCACACCCCAGTTTTATTCAAATCCTTAAGGATCTGGAGAGGTGTCTCTAGTTTAGATTCCTGGTGAGATTAAGATTCAGCCAAATCAACATCAACACAGATGCTTTAAAGGGAAAACTGATACTGGGTACCTTCTTGTAAAGATGTGGACATTTTACTACTACTTTGTCTTTGTTCTCATGATTTACTCAAGCTGGAAAGTCTCACTTTTCAAAATTTAAGGATAAGTAGAACAAACAGAAAGTTCAATCTATAATCAATTCTCAAACTAATTTATTTAAGTCATGGTCCACTTTCCAGCTTTAAAACAATCTAGGAAATGAAACTCATGTATTCTCCAACTGATACAGTTTGGAGCTCGTTATCACAAATTTAAGAATGccaaaacctatcataaacacatgcacttttttctttcttttttgatagaTGATAGAGACTTCATTGATGAaatatggagaaagttttccttcacccatagaGGATGGTTCACCTACCATcatagggttcacaaacccttacagggttttagtatttttcccAAAGTATCCATCTCGTTATCCCCACGCCCATCCGAAGCACCATGGTGAAAGGATTTCCATTCATTGTGGCTTTAGGAATACTCCGTGGGTTCAACATTCTGAAAAGAATGAGAGGAATCAGCTCATTCAAATTGGAATCAGCGGTTTC
This genomic stretch from Macadamia integrifolia cultivar HAES 741 chromosome 2, SCU_Mint_v3, whole genome shotgun sequence harbors:
- the LOC122059749 gene encoding uncharacterized protein LOC122059749, encoding MPELRRGFSGNYGYSSDSGIRALRTAQNYRNYGYSDGGGIEFRPITEGEDESGPPSPTLWSSSPSRIPEAEASLLHHSSLSPASRKNAIAKGRKEIMEMIRNVPETSYDLSLRDLVEKAHVQISTDKKSNDPKMQSEKGKRKKSQERNKRQMGRSVSMETEPVLLKMFFPTSLGLKKKSLSMDTGSKTPPRSPKLERQEKSIDKEWWKKRYSFAGDSDTVVKSSNNIGSIGSSGSSSSGSSRRRSKIGRLAECWSCFQSKDKTL